The genome window TTCTCCGCTAGCCACCGGCCGTCGTCGAGGAGCCCCCATGACCCACCGGTCCGACACGGGTCCGGCCCCCGTTCTCGCGTTGAAGGGCGTTTCCAAGTCCTTCGGTGCCGTACGCGCCCTGCGGGACGTGTCCCTCGAACTGTTCCCGGGCGAGGTGCACGCACTCGCCGGGGAGAACGGCGCGGGCAAGTCGACCCTGATCAAGAGCCTCGCCGGGGTGCACCGACCGGACTCCGGTCAGGTGCTCCTCGACGGCGAACCCACGGTCTTCCACGGCCCGGCCGACGCCCGGGACGCGGGCATCGCCGTGATCTACCAGGAGCCCACCCTCTTCCCCGACCTTTCGATCGCCGAGAACATCTTCATGGGCCGCCAGCCGCGCCGCGCCCTCGGCCGGATCGACCACAAGGCCACCCACGCGGCGACCCTCGCCCTGATGGCGCGGCTCGGTGTCGAACTCGACCCCGACCGCCCGGCGCGCGGCCTGTCCATCGCCGACCAGCAGATCGTCGAGATCGCCAAGGCGCTCTCCTTCGACGCCCGCGTCCTGATCATGGACGAGCCGACGGCGGCCCTCACCGGCAGCGAGGTGGCCCGGCTCTTCGGGGTCGTCCGCACCCTGCGCGAGCAGGGCTCCGCCGTCCTCTTCATCTCCCACCGGCTGGAGGAGATCTTCCAGATCTGCCAGCGGGTCACCACCCTGCGCGACGGCGCCTGGATCTCCAGCGAGCCGATCGAGGGCATGACCGAGGACGACCTGGTCCGCCGCATGGTCGGCCGCGACCTGGACGAGCTGTACCCGAAGCAGGACGTCGAGGCGGGCGAAGTCGCGCTGAGCGTACGCCGGTTGACCCGCGAGGGTGTCTTCACCGATGTCTCCTTCGAGGTCCGCCGAGGCGAGATCGTCGGCCTGGCCGGCCTCGTCGGCGCCGGCCGCACCGAGGTGGCACGGGCCGTCTTCGGCATCGACCGCTGGGACGCGGGCGAGGTCGACCTCGACGGCAAGGCGCTCACCAACGGCGCCCCGTCCACCGCCATGGCCGCCGGGCTCGCCCTGGTCCCCGAGGACCGCCGCGCCCAGGGCCTGGTGATGGACATGTCCATCGAGCGCAACATCGGCCTCACCGGACTCCGTACGACCGTGAAGGGCGGCCTCGTCGACCGCGGCGCCGAGCGCAGCCGCTCCCTCGACTGGGCGGTCAAGCTCCAGGTCAAGTACGCCCGGATCGCCGACACCGTGAACACCCTGTCCGGCGGCAACCAGCAGAAGGTCGTCCTCGCCAAGTGGCTCGCCACCGGCCCGAAGGTGCTGATCGTCGACGAGCCCACCCGAGGCATCGACGTCGGTACGAAGGCCGAGGTGCACCGCCTCCTCAGCCGGCTCGCCGCCGACGGGGTCGCCGTACTGATGATCTCCTCCGACCTGCCCGAGATCCTCGGCATGGCCGACCGCGTGCTCGTGATGCACGAGGGCCGGCTCACCGCCGAGATCCCTCGCTCCGAAGCCACCGAGGAATCCGTGATGGCCGCAGCCACCGGGAGGGCCGCCGCATGACGGTGACCACCCCTCAGACCCCTCCCGTCACCGAGGTGCCCAAGTCCAGCGGCACCCGGCTCGTGGACCGCGTCTTCAAGATGCGGGAACTCGCCATCCTGGTCGTCTTCCTGGTGATGATCGTCGTCACCCAGCTCGGCAACAGCGAGTTCCTCACCGAACAGGGCATCAAGGACCTGCTGCTCAACGCGACCATCCTCGTGCTGGTCGCGGTCGGCCAGTCCCTGGTCGTCATCACCCGGAACGTCGACCTGTCCGTCGGCTCCACCCTCGGCATCAGCGCCTTCGCCGCCGGTACGTATCTCCAGGGCGGCGGCAACGCGGTCGTGGCCGTGGCGCTCGCGGTCCTGATGGGCATCGGCTTCGGTCTGCTGAACGGACTGCTCGTCAGCCTCGGCCAGGTGCCCGCCCTCGTCGTCACCCTGGGCACGCTGTACATCATCCGGGGCATCGACTCGATCTGGGTCGGCTCCCGCCAGATCACCGCGTCCGCCCTCCCCGACGGCTTCGTCGACTTCGGCTCCGGCGGCATCTCGGCGGTGCCGTATCTGGCGCTGATCGCGGTGGTGGTGCTGGTGGCCACGGCGTACTACATGAAGCACTTCGGCAGCGGGCGCGAGCTGTACGCCCTCGGCTCCAACCCGGAGGCCGCCCGGCTCGCCGGCATCCCGGTCCGCAAGCGGATCCTGGTCGCCTACACCTTCTGCGGCGCCCTCGCCGGCCTCGCCGGGGCGCTCTACCTGGCCCGCTTCGGCAACGTCGACTCCAGCACCGGCAACGGCTACGAACTCACCGTCGTCAGCGCGGTCGTCGTCGGCGGTGTCGTCTTCACCGGCGGCTCCGGCAGCGTCTACGGCGCGGCGCTCGGCGCGCTGCTGCTGACCTCCATCAACAGCGTGCTGCCCGCCCTCGGCGTCAGCTCGGTGTGGGTGCTGGCCATCAACGGCATCCTGCTCATCCTCGCCATCGCCGTGGACCGTGTGGTCGCGCTGCGGGTGGCGGCAGCCCTGAAGAAGAGGAACGCCCGCCATGGCTGACTCCACGCTCTCTCGCGCGGTCCGCTGGGACACCGTGGTCGGCGCCACCCTGATCGTCGTGCTCCTGCTGTCCTTCACCACCGTGGACGGCTTCGGCAACGCGCTCAATCTGTCCTTCCTCATCGGCAACACCCTGCCGATCGCCCTGGTCGCCCTCCCGATGACCCTCCTCGTGGTCTCCGGCGAGATCGATCTGTCGGTCGCCTCCACCGCCGGACTGTCCGGCGCGGTGATGGGCGCCCTGTGGAACCAGGGCCTCACCATCGAGGCGATCATCCCGATCTGCCTGCTCCTCGGCGTGGTCTGCGGACTGATCAACGGCCTGCTGGTCACCCGGCTCGGCCTGTCCTCCCTCGCCGTCACCATCGGCACCCTCGCCGCCTACCGGGGCATCGCACAGATCGTGCTCGGCTCCGACGCGGTGACCGACTTCCCCACGCAGTACCTGGACTTCGCGGCCGGCCGGATCGGCGACAGCTTCGTCCCACAGGCCTTCATCCCCTTCCTGGTGCTGCTGATCATCGCCGTGATCGCCCTGCACGCCACCCCGTTCGGGCGCTCGCTGTTCGCGATCGGCGCCAGTGAGGAGGCCGCGCGCTTCACCGGTATCCGCGTCAAGCGGCAGAAGCTGATCCTGTTCACGGTGACCGGCCTGATGGCCTCGCTCACCGGCATCTTCTGGGCACTGCACTACGCCAGCGCCCGCTACGACAACGCGACCGGCCTCGAACTCTCCGTCATCGCCGCGGTGCTCCTCGGCGGCATCGACTTCGACGGCGGCAAGGGGACGCTCGGCGGCGCGATCGCCGGGGTGTTCCTGCTGGGCGCTCTGCAGAACGTGATGAGTCTGCAGGACGTCTCGGCACAGTCGCAGATCGTCGTCACCGGCGTGCTGCTCGTTCTCTCCGTGCTCGGGCCGAGGGTGGCACGGCAACTCGCCGTCGCGCGTGCCCGATCGACCGGCTGACGTCCACCACTTCTCCCTTCTCTCTTCCCTCGCTTCTCCCTTCCCTGTAAAGGACTCCATCGCCATGCGCAGAGCAACCCTCCGTCGTTCCTGTGCGGCCCTCGCCGCCGTCACCTCCTTCGCGCTCGCCGTCACCGCCTGTGGCGGCACCACGAAGAGCGACGTCAAGGACGACTCCGCCTCGGCCGCGGCCACCGGCAAGGCCGACCCGAACGCCGAGCTGAAGAAGGGCCTGACCGTCGGCTTCCTGCCGAAGCAGGTCAACAACCCGTACTTCACCTCCGCCGACAAGGGTGGCGAGGCGGCCCTGAAGGAGCTGGGCTCCAGCTACAAGGAGGTCGGCCCGTCCAGCGCCACGGACACCTCCGGCCAGGTCAACTACGTCAACACGCTCACCCAGCAGCAGGTCGACGCCATCGCCGTCTCCGCGCAGGACCCGGGCGCCCTGTGCACCGCGCTCAAGCAGGCCATGAGCAACGACATCAAGGTCGTCACCTACGACTCCGACACCAAGCCGGAGTGCCGCAACGCCTTCGTCTCGCAGGCCAGCGCCGAGGACCTGGGCCGCACCGAGGTGCAGCTGCTCGCCGAACAGATCGGCTACAAGGGCGAGATCGCCGTTCTGTCGGCCGCGCAGACCGCGACCAACCAGAACACCTGGATCGACTTCATGAAGGACGAGCTGAAGGACGCCAAGTACAAGGACATCAAGCTCGTCAAGGTCGCCTACGGTGACGACGACGCCCAGAAGTCCTTCCAGCAGACCCAGGGCCTGCTGCAGGAGTACCCGAACCTGAAGGGGATCATCTCCCCGACCACGGTCGGCATCAAGGCCGCCGCCCAGTACCTGTCGGGCTCCAAGTACAAGGGCAAGGTCAAGCTGACCGGCCTCGGCACCCCCAACGACATGCGCAAGTACGTCAAGGACGGCACCGTCGAGGGCTTCGAGCTGTGGGACCCGGCGAAGCTCGGCGAGCTGGCCGCCCGTACCTCGGTGGCGCTGGTCTCCGGCCAGATCACCGGCAAGGAGGGCGAGACCTTCACCGCCGGCGACATGGGCGAGTACACCATCGGCAAGGACGGTGTGATCAGCCTCGGCAAGCCGACCGTGTTCAACAAGGAAAACATCGACCAGTTCGACTTCTGAACTACGAAGGGGTGTTGATGAAGCGCGTGTGCTTTCTGCTGAAGGTCAGGGCGGACCGCCTCGACGAGTACCGCGAGCGGCACGCCGCCGTGTGGCCCGAGATGCTTGAGGCGCTCTCGGCGACCGGCTGGCACAACTACTCGCTCTTCCTGCGCGAGGACGGCCTGCTGGTCGGCTACTTGGAGACCGAGGACTTCGAAGCCGCCCTGGCCGGCATGGAGGCCACCGACGTCAACGCCCGCTGGCAGACGGAGATGGCGCCGTTCTTCGAGTCGCTGGACGGCGCCCGCCCCGACGAGGCCATGAAACCCCTCACCGAGGTCTTCCACCTCGCCTAGACCCCCCACGTCGCAGCACCCTCCCCCTCCCCACCTCGCTCGACAATGGAGTCCCCGAGATGAAGAGACGTACCCTGCTCGGTGCCGCACTCGCCGGTGCCGTCGTGTCCCCCGTCCTCGGCGCCGCGACCGCCCGTGCCGCGGACCCCGGCCCGTCCGTCAGCCAGACCGGCAACACCCTGCTCGACAGCCAGGCCCTCTTCTTCGTGTCCTACGACGGCCTGGTCAACAACAACTCGTTCCAGAAGAACGGCCTGTTGACCTACAAGGGTTACCAGTACGCCGTCTGGTACACCGCCGACCGCAACGCCGTCGTCGGCCGCCGCGTCCTCGGCTCCAGCACCTGGTCCACCGTCAAGGTCGGCCACACCCTGCGCTACAACGACTCCCACAACGTCATCTCCATGGGCGTCTCCAAGGTCGACGGCCGCCTCCACCTCAACATGGACTCGCACAGCGACGGCTTCACCTACGTCAAGTCGGTCGCCGGACTGCTGGACAACCCGGCCGGACTCAGCTGGATCGCGAGCCGCTTCGGCGCCCCGCAGTCCACCCTCGACGGGCTCGCGCTCACCTCGCAGTTCACGTATCCGCAGTTCGTCTCGATGCCCGACGGCAAGCTCCAGCTGAGCTACCGCGTCGGTGTCTCGGGCAACGGCCGCAACGCCATCGCCGAGTACAACGGGACCTCCTGGACCAACCTCGGCGAGTGGACCAGCTCCACCGGCACCTACACCAGCGAGCACGGCTCCAGCACCGTCCGCAACATGTACCTGCACGGCATCGACTACGACAAGAACGGCCGGCTGCACTCGTTCTTCACCTGGCGCGAGCAGAACGGCGCCGTGATGTGCAACGGCGGCGGCATCACCAACCACGACACCGGCTACGTCTACTCGGACGACCTGGGCCGCACCTGGCGCAACAACGCGGGCGCGGTCGTCGGCACCACCGGCGGCTCCGACAGGGTCGCCGTCACCGACAGCGGCCTGGTCGTCGACGCGCTGAACCCGGACCACTCCCTGATGAACCAGGAGAGCCAGTTCACCGACTCGGCCGGCCGCCCGCACGCCATCATCAGCTACGTCCCCGGCCGATTCGGCCAGTGCACCACGAACTACGTCACCAACCGCACCGCCAACGGCCGTGCCTTCCACGTCCGCAGGAACGCCTCCGGCACCTGGCAGAAGACCGAGATCCCGGTCGCCCTCGGCTCCAGCCAGCGCACCAAGCTGGCCCTGGACAAGTACAACAACGCGTACGCGATCCTGCCCTTCGGCCGGATATGGGGGGCGTCGGCCGCCTCCGGCTACACCGACTGGAAGGTGCTGTTCGACGCCAGCGGCCTCAACGCCTTCGGGGAGGTCGTGATCGACGAGACGCGGATCGCCCAGGACAACGCGCTGTCCGTGATGTACCAGGTGAAGTCCAGCGGTACGACCCCGTCGGCGCTCCGCGTCGTCGACTTCGCCCTGCCCGCCTGATTCCCGTACGAGCGGCGTGTCCGCGCACCTGACCGGGCCGTTCCCGCGGCGGCCCCGAAGGTAATGTGACCGTAGGCCCGCCGCTCCCGTACCTTCCTGGAGGTCCCTGTCCGATGTCGCAGCCGGTGGGTATCAAGGACGTCGCCGCAGCCGCCGGAGTCTCCGTCGGCACGGTCTCCAACGTCATCAACCGGCCCGACTCGGTGGCCTCCGGTACCCGGGCCCGGGTGCTGGCCGCGATCGACCGCCTCGGCTATGTCCGCAGCGAGTCGGCACGCCAGCTGCGGGCCGGGCGGAGCCGGATCATGGGGCTGCTCGTGCTCGACATGGGCAACCCCTTCTTCGTCGACGTCACGCGCGGTGCGGAGCGGGCCGCGCGCGACGCCGGACTCGGTGTGATGGTCTGCAACAGCGCGCAGAGCGCGGGCGAGGAGGCCGAGTACCTCTCGCTCTTCGCCGAACAGCGGGTGCGCGGTGTGCTGCTCACCCCCGCCGACGCGACGGGACGCAACATCGAGGCGTTCCGCCGCCACGGCATCCCCTTCGTCCTCGTCGACCGGGTCGCCGAGGGCACCACCGAGTGCTCCGTCTCCGTTGACGACGTCGCGGGCGGCGCCCTCGCCGCACGGCATCTGGTGGACGCGGGCCACCGCTCCCTGGCGTACGTCAGCGGACCGGCGGGTCTCAACCAGGTCCGCGACCGCCGTACGGGCGCCCTGAACGCCCTGCGGGAGGCGGGACTCGGCCCCGAGGCGCTGCGCGAACTGCCCACCGAACGCCTCGACGTGGCCGCCGGCCGGGACGCGGGCGCCCGCCTCCTCGGCCTCGCCGAACGCCCCACCGCCGTCTTCTGCGCCAACGACCTGCTCGCCCTCGGCGTCCTCCAGGCCATGTACGCGGCCGGGGTGAGCGTCCCCGACGACCTCGCCATCGTCGGCTACGACGACATCGAGTTCGCCGCCGCGGCGGCCGTCCCCCTCACCTCCGTACGGCAGCCCGCCGTCACCATGGGCGCCCTCGCCGCCGAACTCCTCCTGGAGGAGACCGAGACCGAGGCCGAGACCGCGCCCGTCCCGCACGAGC of Streptomyces phaeolivaceus contains these proteins:
- a CDS encoding ABC transporter permease; the protein is MTVTTPQTPPVTEVPKSSGTRLVDRVFKMRELAILVVFLVMIVVTQLGNSEFLTEQGIKDLLLNATILVLVAVGQSLVVITRNVDLSVGSTLGISAFAAGTYLQGGGNAVVAVALAVLMGIGFGLLNGLLVSLGQVPALVVTLGTLYIIRGIDSIWVGSRQITASALPDGFVDFGSGGISAVPYLALIAVVVLVATAYYMKHFGSGRELYALGSNPEAARLAGIPVRKRILVAYTFCGALAGLAGALYLARFGNVDSSTGNGYELTVVSAVVVGGVVFTGGSGSVYGAALGALLLTSINSVLPALGVSSVWVLAINGILLILAIAVDRVVALRVAAALKKRNARHG
- a CDS encoding sugar ABC transporter ATP-binding protein, which encodes MTHRSDTGPAPVLALKGVSKSFGAVRALRDVSLELFPGEVHALAGENGAGKSTLIKSLAGVHRPDSGQVLLDGEPTVFHGPADARDAGIAVIYQEPTLFPDLSIAENIFMGRQPRRALGRIDHKATHAATLALMARLGVELDPDRPARGLSIADQQIVEIAKALSFDARVLIMDEPTAALTGSEVARLFGVVRTLREQGSAVLFISHRLEEIFQICQRVTTLRDGAWISSEPIEGMTEDDLVRRMVGRDLDELYPKQDVEAGEVALSVRRLTREGVFTDVSFEVRRGEIVGLAGLVGAGRTEVARAVFGIDRWDAGEVDLDGKALTNGAPSTAMAAGLALVPEDRRAQGLVMDMSIERNIGLTGLRTTVKGGLVDRGAERSRSLDWAVKLQVKYARIADTVNTLSGGNQQKVVLAKWLATGPKVLIVDEPTRGIDVGTKAEVHRLLSRLAADGVAVLMISSDLPEILGMADRVLVMHEGRLTAEIPRSEATEESVMAAATGRAAA
- a CDS encoding LacI family DNA-binding transcriptional regulator encodes the protein MSQPVGIKDVAAAAGVSVGTVSNVINRPDSVASGTRARVLAAIDRLGYVRSESARQLRAGRSRIMGLLVLDMGNPFFVDVTRGAERAARDAGLGVMVCNSAQSAGEEAEYLSLFAEQRVRGVLLTPADATGRNIEAFRRHGIPFVLVDRVAEGTTECSVSVDDVAGGALAARHLVDAGHRSLAYVSGPAGLNQVRDRRTGALNALREAGLGPEALRELPTERLDVAAGRDAGARLLGLAERPTAVFCANDLLALGVLQAMYAAGVSVPDDLAIVGYDDIEFAAAAAVPLTSVRQPAVTMGALAAELLLEETETEAETAPVPHEHRRVVLQPELVVRRSSLSAR
- the rhaS gene encoding rhamnose ABC transporter substrate-binding protein; the encoded protein is MRRATLRRSCAALAAVTSFALAVTACGGTTKSDVKDDSASAAATGKADPNAELKKGLTVGFLPKQVNNPYFTSADKGGEAALKELGSSYKEVGPSSATDTSGQVNYVNTLTQQQVDAIAVSAQDPGALCTALKQAMSNDIKVVTYDSDTKPECRNAFVSQASAEDLGRTEVQLLAEQIGYKGEIAVLSAAQTATNQNTWIDFMKDELKDAKYKDIKLVKVAYGDDDAQKSFQQTQGLLQEYPNLKGIISPTTVGIKAAAQYLSGSKYKGKVKLTGLGTPNDMRKYVKDGTVEGFELWDPAKLGELAARTSVALVSGQITGKEGETFTAGDMGEYTIGKDGVISLGKPTVFNKENIDQFDF
- a CDS encoding L-rhamnose mutarotase, yielding MKRVCFLLKVRADRLDEYRERHAAVWPEMLEALSATGWHNYSLFLREDGLLVGYLETEDFEAALAGMEATDVNARWQTEMAPFFESLDGARPDEAMKPLTEVFHLA
- a CDS encoding BNR repeat-containing protein, producing MKRRTLLGAALAGAVVSPVLGAATARAADPGPSVSQTGNTLLDSQALFFVSYDGLVNNNSFQKNGLLTYKGYQYAVWYTADRNAVVGRRVLGSSTWSTVKVGHTLRYNDSHNVISMGVSKVDGRLHLNMDSHSDGFTYVKSVAGLLDNPAGLSWIASRFGAPQSTLDGLALTSQFTYPQFVSMPDGKLQLSYRVGVSGNGRNAIAEYNGTSWTNLGEWTSSTGTYTSEHGSSTVRNMYLHGIDYDKNGRLHSFFTWREQNGAVMCNGGGITNHDTGYVYSDDLGRTWRNNAGAVVGTTGGSDRVAVTDSGLVVDALNPDHSLMNQESQFTDSAGRPHAIISYVPGRFGQCTTNYVTNRTANGRAFHVRRNASGTWQKTEIPVALGSSQRTKLALDKYNNAYAILPFGRIWGASAASGYTDWKVLFDASGLNAFGEVVIDETRIAQDNALSVMYQVKSSGTTPSALRVVDFALPA
- a CDS encoding ABC transporter permease, yielding MADSTLSRAVRWDTVVGATLIVVLLLSFTTVDGFGNALNLSFLIGNTLPIALVALPMTLLVVSGEIDLSVASTAGLSGAVMGALWNQGLTIEAIIPICLLLGVVCGLINGLLVTRLGLSSLAVTIGTLAAYRGIAQIVLGSDAVTDFPTQYLDFAAGRIGDSFVPQAFIPFLVLLIIAVIALHATPFGRSLFAIGASEEAARFTGIRVKRQKLILFTVTGLMASLTGIFWALHYASARYDNATGLELSVIAAVLLGGIDFDGGKGTLGGAIAGVFLLGALQNVMSLQDVSAQSQIVVTGVLLVLSVLGPRVARQLAVARARSTG